The DNA sequence TCCAGGGCGTTGACCAGGTCCAGCCCGGACCCGAACGTCAGCTCGGCCTTGATGGCCGCGTAGGCCACCGTCGGCCCTTGCGCCAGGCGTACCGCCAGCTCCCGTGCGGAGTCCTCCAGTTCGGCGTCCGGCACCACCTTGCTGACCAGTCCGATCTCCAGGGCGCGCGCGGCCGGCACGGGCTCGGCCAGCATCAGCATTTCCATCGCCCGGGCGTGGCCGACCAGGCGCGGCAGCGTCCACGACGCCCCCGAGTCCGCGCCGAGGCCGACGTTGGCGAAGGCCATCAGGAACGACGCCCGCTCCGCGGCCACGCGCAGGTCGCAGGCGAGGGCGATCGAGGCGCCGGCGCCCGCGGCCGTGCCGTTGACCGCGGCCACCACCGGCTTGGGCATCCGCACCAGGCCCAGGATGATGGGGTTGTAGTGGTCCCGGACGGTGCGGTCGAGGCCGCGGCCCTCATTGAGGTTCTCCGCGTGCTCGCGGAGGTCCTGCCCGGCGGAGAACGCCTTGCCGCTGCCGGTCAGCAGCACGGCGCGGGCGCGGGTGTCGCCCTTGGCGCGCTCGATGGCCGCCAGCAGGGCCTCCTTGGTCTCCACGGTCAGGGAGTTCAGCGCATCCGGCCGGTTCAGCCGGATAGTGGCGACCCCGTCGGCCAGTTCGTACCCGACGGCGGTGTCCTCGGCGCTTTCCGCGCCGCTGTCCCCGTTGCCTGCGGTGTCCCGGCTGTCGGCGGTGCCTGCGGTGTCTGACTCGGACAAGCGGTACTCCCGGTCTGATCGGCTGCTGGCGCGGTCCCCGCGACCGCGAAAGTGCGCTGCGGCTATAACCTTACTGTTCGGATTCTTCGGGACCGATGGCCCCGACGCTGTCCGATCGTTCCCAATCGGCTCCCAAAACCGAGATAATGGCAGAACAGTGATTCATTCCCTGAGTCACGCGGATGAGGCGCGACCCCGGACCGGCCGCCCCGTGGTAGGGGCGCCTCCGCCGGAGCGGCCCAGGCACTGCAGTTTTCCTATGAAAGGGGATACGGCATGGCGGCGATGAAGCCGAGGACCGGTGATGGTCCCATGGAGGTCACCAAGGAAGGCCGCGGCATCATCATGCGGGTCCCGCTGGAGGGCGGCGGGCGGCTCGTCGTCGAGCTCACGCCGGACGAGGCCGCCGAGCTCAAGGAGGCCCTCGACGGCGTCGTCGGCTGAAGCCGGACGCACCCGGCGGCCGCCCCGACAGCCGCCGAACGCGTGCCGCAGCCACCTCGGGGCGGGCAGCGGCTCCACCGAGATCCCATCCCACGATTGCGAGCATCCGTTGCCCATCGCTACGGAGATCCGCCCGGTTCCGGGCTCCCTCACCGACTCCGCCGCCGATCTGGTGG is a window from the Streptomonospora litoralis genome containing:
- a CDS encoding enoyl-CoA hydratase-related protein, whose protein sequence is MADGVATIRLNRPDALNSLTVETKEALLAAIERAKGDTRARAVLLTGSGKAFSAGQDLREHAENLNEGRGLDRTVRDHYNPIILGLVRMPKPVVAAVNGTAAGAGASIALACDLRVAAERASFLMAFANVGLGADSGASWTLPRLVGHARAMEMLMLAEPVPAARALEIGLVSKVVPDAELEDSARELAVRLAQGPTVAYAAIKAELTFGSGLDLVNALEMEAGLQDQCAETADHLNATLAFLNKEQPDFEGH
- a CDS encoding DUF3117 domain-containing protein, which codes for MAAMKPRTGDGPMEVTKEGRGIIMRVPLEGGGRLVVELTPDEAAELKEALDGVVG